A single window of Solanum dulcamara chromosome 5, daSolDulc1.2, whole genome shotgun sequence DNA harbors:
- the LOC129890338 gene encoding premnaspirodiene oxygenase-like, which produces MEDYFFIVIIFLIFLHLLLAFVKTHKKAKKLPPGPWKLPIIGNLHQLGISQPYITLKGLSEKYGPLMHVKLGERPTIVISSYKILKELMKTSDAALSHRLDLLVSKTMAYNCGDIDFAPYGDYWKQMRKICLSELLSTKRIHSNYPLMEEEISLLMKSIRESSIEGTLINVYKYLNSLTCAIICKATVGTTCNNLDSLMSAIRKITPLVVLFNMSDLFPSIEFLDKFFPGSNQKLLKMHHEFIDCLLEDIVHEHEESIRKNNVDGEDLLHLLLRLREKESHNFQIPITRDNIKATVLDMFFGGTDTTSILVEWAMAELLKNPIMLKKAQFEVRETLKGKKSVDHNDVQNLKYLKLVVKETLRLHPPGPLAAPRESTEEIAINGYIIPNKTIVLMNLYAMGRDPEYWRNPNKFRPDRFNNYVDKDVDDVKMIKGSSSVPMEFLGFGFGKRVCPGMLFATASSELTLARFLYHFDWKLPNGMNPEDLDMTESFGAAATRKNTLYLVATPYD; this is translated from the exons ATGGAAGACTACTTCTTCATTGTCATcatatttctcatttttctacatttacttcttgcaTTCGTTAAAACGCATAAAAAAGCGAAAAAATTACCTCCGGGTCCATGGAAACTCCCGATCATCGGAAACTTACATCAGCTCGGAATCTCCCAACCTTACATCACACTCAAGGGATTATCGGAGAAATATGGACCGTTGATGCACGTAAAACTCGGTGAACGTCCAACCATTGTCATATCTTCATATAAAATACTTAAAGAATTGATGAAAACAAGTGACGCCGCGCTTTCTCATAGGCTGGACCTCCTTGTCTCGAAGACCATGGCATACAATTGTGGAGACATTGATTTTGCTCCCTACGGTGATTATTGGAAACAAATGCGTAAAATTTGCTTGTCAGAGCTCCTTAGCACGAAAAGAATTCACTCGAATTATCCCCTTATGGAGGAGGAGATTTCGCTTTTAATGAAATCTATTAGGGAGTCATCGATTGAAGGTACCTTAATTAATGTGTACAAGTATCTTAACTCCCTCACTTGTGCTATTATTTGTAAGGCTACCGTTGGAACGACTTGTAACAATTTGGATTCATTGATGTCTGCGATAAGAAAAATAACACCGCTCGTGGTACTTTTTAATATGTCGGATTTGTTCCCTTCCATCGAGTTTCTCGATAAATTTTTTCCAGGATCTAATCAAAAGTTACTAAAAATGCATCATGAATTCATTGATTGCCTTCTAGAAGATATTGTCCACGAACACGAAGAAAGCATACGAAAAAATAATGTTGATGGGGAAGATCTTTTGCACCTTCTTCTAAGGCTCAGAGAGAAGGAGAGCCACAATTTTCAAATCCCTATAACAAGAGATAACATCAAAGCTACAGTCTTG GATATGTTTTTCGGTGGGACGGATACGACATCAATTTTAGTGGAATGGGCCATGGCCGaattattaaagaatccaaTAATGTTGAAAAAAGCCCAATTTGAAGTCAGAGAGAC tttaaaagggaaaaaaagtgTTGATCATAATGATGTacaaaatttgaaatacttgaaatTGGTTGTTAAAGAAACTCTAAGACTTCATCCTCCTGGTCCCTTAGCCGCACCAAGAGAATCAACCGAGGAAATCGCGATAAACGGGTACATTATTCCTAATAAAACAATAGTCTTAATGAATTTGTACGCAATGGGAAGAGACCCTGAATATTGGCGCAATCCAAATAAATTCAGGCCTGATCGATTCAACAATTATGTCGATAAGGACGTTGATGATGTGAAAATGATCAAAGGATCATCAAGTGTTCCTATGGAGTTCTTGggatttggatttggaaaaAGAGTTTGTCCAGGAATGTTATTTGCTACAGCAAGTAGTGAGCTTACATTGGCTAGATTTCTCTACCATTTTGATTGGAAACTTCCTAATGGTATGAATCCAGAAGATTTAGATATGACTGAAAGTTTTGGTGCTGCTGCTACTAGGAAAAACACCTTGTACTTGGTTGCTACACCCTATGACTAA